One part of the Acidobacteriota bacterium genome encodes these proteins:
- a CDS encoding HlyD family efflux transporter periplasmic adaptor subunit: MLNVSKKQMLYLAAAVVVGLILAWLLLSEESTSVEVATSRRGPMTVAVEAEGKTRARVKITVSAPVSGRMSRIKLTEGDFIPHDYPITEIDPNPPVQRTPDKRDELPNIYAARVFAPIAGKVLRIAQKSEGFVTAGTPLIEIGDPDNIEIVVDVLSTDAVKIPPGAPIMVINESSTEPLKARVHLIEPQATTKVSALGVEEQRVNVIGEFFVQSAKVRRQLPRRREHHRMGIR, from the coding sequence ATGTTAAACGTATCAAAAAAACAGATGCTGTATCTTGCGGCGGCTGTCGTTGTCGGGCTCATATTGGCTTGGCTGCTGCTCAGCGAAGAGTCGACATCCGTTGAGGTAGCGACGAGCCGGCGTGGGCCGATGACAGTTGCGGTCGAAGCGGAAGGTAAGACACGAGCTCGAGTGAAGATAACGGTCAGCGCACCGGTTTCCGGACGGATGTCGCGGATAAAGTTGACTGAGGGCGACTTCATACCACACGACTATCCGATCACCGAGATCGATCCAAATCCGCCGGTCCAGCGGACTCCGGATAAGCGGGACGAACTCCCAAACATATATGCTGCCAGAGTGTTTGCTCCGATCGCCGGGAAAGTGCTGAGGATCGCTCAAAAGAGCGAAGGTTTCGTTACCGCCGGAACCCCACTGATCGAGATCGGCGATCCGGACAATATCGAGATCGTCGTGGACGTGCTCTCGACCGACGCGGTAAAGATACCGCCCGGTGCGCCTATCATGGTGATCAATGAAAGCTCGACAGAACCGTTGAAAGCCCGTGTCCATCTGATCGAGCCTCAAGCCACAACAAAGGTCTCGGCACTCGGCGTCGAGGAGCAGCGGGTAAATGTGATCGGCGAGTTTTTTGTCCAAAGCGCCAAAGTTCGGAGACAATTACCGCGTCGACGTGAGCATCATCGTATGGGAATCAGATGA